A stretch of Triticum aestivum cultivar Chinese Spring chromosome 1D, IWGSC CS RefSeq v2.1, whole genome shotgun sequence DNA encodes these proteins:
- the LOC123180876 gene encoding ribosomal RNA small subunit methyltransferase I, whose amino-acid sequence MASLLRLQALFSLKLATPRRLPSHLRCAAAVASPLPRRLPAAASNGSPEQRASETDLESGLYLVATPIGNLEDITLRALRVLKCAHVILSEDTRHSGKLLQHYNIKTPLLSFHKFNEREREPIILKRLHEGEAIAVISDAGTPGISDPGMELARLCATEKIPVIPIPGPSAAIAALSASGLPTEEFTFVGFLPKHGRSRNARLEVSAREAVTQIFYVPPHGIHQFLLDAASSFGDSRSCVIAREITKLHEEFWRGTLGEANEAFATRQPKGEITILIDGNSISIDETPSDDFLEQELRELMAKGHALSTAVKLVAEATSAKKKDVYALALRVFGK is encoded by the exons ATGGCGTCTCTGCTCCGCCTCCAGGCCCTCTTCTCCCTTAAGCTGGCCACTCCCCGCCGTCTCCCATCCCATCTCCGCTGTGCCGCAGCAGTTGCGTCTCCGCTCCCTCGCCGCCTCCCTGCTGCCGCCTCGAACGGCTCGCCGGAGCAGCGGGCCTCGGAAACG GATTTGGAGTCGGGGTTGTATCTAGTGGCGACACCCATTGGGAATCTCGAGGATATCACCTTGAG GGCATTGCGTGTTCTGAAATGTGCTCATGTGATACTCTCTGAAGACACAAGGCATTCTGGAAAGTTACTTCAGCATTACAACATCAAAACACCTCTT CTCAGCTTCCATAAGTTCAACGAACGCGAGAGAGAGCCCATTATCTTAAAGAGGCTCCATGAAGGGGAAGCAATTGCAGTGATTAGTGATGCTGGTACGCCAGGCATCAGTGACCCTGGCATGGAGCTG GCTAGACTATGCGCGACTGAAAAAATCCCTGTTATTCCCATTCCTGGGCCTTCTGCAGCAATTGCTGCTCTTTCTGCATCGGGTTTGCCAACAGAGGAATTCACATTTG TGGGTTTCTTACCAAAGCATGGTCGATCAAGAAACGCCAGGCTTGAGGTATCTGCTCGTGAGGCTGTGACACAAATATTCTATGTTCCTCCTCATGGAATTCATCAGTTTCTTCTTGATGCTGCTTCATCTTTTGGCGATTCAAG GTCATGTGTTATTGCAAGGGAGATTACCAAATTGCATGAAGAG TTCTGGCGAGGAACCCTAGGCGAAGCAAATGAAGCCTTTGCAACTCGGCAGCCAAAGGGAGAAATCACCATCCTCATAGATGGGAACTCAATTTCAATTGATGAAACACCATCTGATGATTTTCTTGAGCAGGAACTCAGAGAATTGATGGCGAAAGGGCATGCTCTTTCAACG GCGGTGAAATTGGTGGCCGAAGCTACATCAGCAAAGAAGAAAGATGTTTATGCACTAGCACTGAGGGTGTTTGGAAAATGA